From the genome of Papaver somniferum cultivar HN1 chromosome 2, ASM357369v1, whole genome shotgun sequence, one region includes:
- the LOC113350395 gene encoding uncharacterized protein LOC113350395 isoform X2 has product MDELYGISVRGYVKELIEWREKNPQLPLNPKFTAHCRTPLHIAAMCGHVKFAEKLSSFEKQLTMEKDSHGFTPLHLASARPSVSMVKQLLEANRDVCMVTDKDGRTPLYIAVMHDRYKIIDELIIKKPEAYHIRYHQNETILHLCVKHDSLVSLNLLLSKYSRHLPHGDALSVGLDPVSVNSKDLDGNTILHLAANRRQMECIKFLVEDKDTGIDINATNNNNIKALDILTQKERDSYEIGCFHFENEENVDQKWLKERVSALMVVATLIAGIAFQAAINPPGGVFQEDSYVNARDQPVTFTYYLGSVNKTSKSSYFGEYLKGLPHLKPNDSSTQRRNSTMITKTATFVSYMLGTLSNVSYGHDNPYVVGKSPGVVLEHEKWKPIISTHKRNANFTPYLIRYAGTPILAYAHPNLYSVYIVCTAVAFLMSLAIIMLVITGPVDEDSIHHQDCHLSGPLQSWGLACLGT; this is encoded by the exons ATGGATGAGCTTTATGGAATTTCAGTGAGAGGTTATGTTAAAGAACTCATAGAGTGGCGAGAGAAAAACCCACAACTTCCTCTCAATCCGAAATTTACAGCTCATTGTAGAACTCCTTTACACATAGCAGCTATGTGCGGCCATGTCAAGTTTGCAGAAAAACTTTCTAGTTTCGAGAAACAACTCACAATGGAGAAAGACTCGCATGGATTTACTCCTCTTCACTTGGCTTCCGCAAGACCAAGCGTTTCTATGGTGAAGCAGTTGTTAGAAGCCAACAGGGATGTTTGTATGGTTACGGATAAAGATGGAAGAACACCTCTATATATAGCAGTAATGCATGATCGATATAAAATCATAGACGAATTGATTATAAAGAAGCCGGAAGCGTATCACATTCGATATCATCAAAATGAGACGATACTGCACCTCTGCGTCAAACATGACAGTTTGGTCTCCCTAAATTTGTTATTATCAAAGTACTCGCGGCACTTGCCACATGGGGACGCACTGTCTGTGGGCTTGGATCCTGTATCTGTCAACTCCAAAGACTTAGATGGGAACACAATTTTACACCTTGCTGCAAATAGGAGGCAAATGGAG TGTATAAAGTTTTTAGTTGAAGACAAGGATACCGGAATTGACATCAATGCCACAAACAATAACAACATCAAAGCACTCGATattttaacacaaaaagaaagagatagtTATGAAATTGGATGCTTCCATTTTGAGAATGAGGAGAATGTAGATCAAAAATGGTTGAAAGAGAGAGTGAGTGCGTTAATGGTGGTTGCAACATTAATTGCAGGAATCGCTTTTCAAGCTGCTATAAATCCACCGGGTGGAGTTTTTCAGGAAGACTCGTATGTCAATGCTCGTGATCAACCTGTTACTTTTACTTATTATCTAGGATCTGTGAATAAGACCTCTAAGTCTAGTTACTTTGGAGAATATCTAAAGGGCCTTCCCCATCTGAAACCAAATGATAGTAGTACCCAGAGACGGAATTCCACAATGATCACTAAAACAGCCACTTTCGTCAGTTATATGTTAGGCACACTAAGTAACGTTTCTTATGGTCATGATAATCCTTATGTGGTGGGTAAATCGCCCGGTGTTGTTTTGGAACACGAAAAGTGGAAACCCATTATTTCCACACATAAACGTAATGCGAATTTTACCCCTTATCTCATACGATATGCCGGGACACCAATATTGGCTTATGCACACCCAAACCTTTACTCTGTCTACATAGTTTGCACTGCAGTTGCATTCTTAATGTCTTTAGCCATAATCATGCTAGTTATAACTGGGCCTGTAGATGAAGATTCCATCCACCATCAG GATTGTCATCTCTCGGGGCCGCTGCAATCCTGGGGTTTAGCATGTTTGGGTACCTGA
- the LOC113350395 gene encoding uncharacterized protein LOC113350395 isoform X1 → MDELYGISVRGYVKELIEWREKNPQLPLNPKFTAHCRTPLHIAAMCGHVKFAEKLSSFEKQLTMEKDSHGFTPLHLASARPSVSMVKQLLEANRDVCMVTDKDGRTPLYIAVMHDRYKIIDELIIKKPEAYHIRYHQNETILHLCVKHDSLVSLNLLLSKYSRHLPHGDALSVGLDPVSVNSKDLDGNTILHLAANRRQMECIKFLVEDKDTGIDINATNNNNIKALDILTQKERDSYEIGCFHFENEENVDQKWLKERVSALMVVATLIAGIAFQAAINPPGGVFQEDSYVNARDQPVTFTYYLGSVNKTSKSSYFGEYLKGLPHLKPNDSSTQRRNSTMITKTATFVSYMLGTLSNVSYGHDNPYVVGKSPGVVLEHEKWKPIISTHKRNANFTPYLIRYAGTPILAYAHPNLYSVYIVCTAVAFLMSLAIIMLVITGPVDEDSIHHQVKILVYTLFFSITLLIGSYVAVFLSMAPPFYDNMYTLGLSSLGAAAILGFSMFGYLIIRRKWKYWKLKIRLHIKKEEILIDQLHTESLKIISKRFIVRILTLLYLFAVVPGLFIAVYKVYKS, encoded by the exons ATGGATGAGCTTTATGGAATTTCAGTGAGAGGTTATGTTAAAGAACTCATAGAGTGGCGAGAGAAAAACCCACAACTTCCTCTCAATCCGAAATTTACAGCTCATTGTAGAACTCCTTTACACATAGCAGCTATGTGCGGCCATGTCAAGTTTGCAGAAAAACTTTCTAGTTTCGAGAAACAACTCACAATGGAGAAAGACTCGCATGGATTTACTCCTCTTCACTTGGCTTCCGCAAGACCAAGCGTTTCTATGGTGAAGCAGTTGTTAGAAGCCAACAGGGATGTTTGTATGGTTACGGATAAAGATGGAAGAACACCTCTATATATAGCAGTAATGCATGATCGATATAAAATCATAGACGAATTGATTATAAAGAAGCCGGAAGCGTATCACATTCGATATCATCAAAATGAGACGATACTGCACCTCTGCGTCAAACATGACAGTTTGGTCTCCCTAAATTTGTTATTATCAAAGTACTCGCGGCACTTGCCACATGGGGACGCACTGTCTGTGGGCTTGGATCCTGTATCTGTCAACTCCAAAGACTTAGATGGGAACACAATTTTACACCTTGCTGCAAATAGGAGGCAAATGGAG TGTATAAAGTTTTTAGTTGAAGACAAGGATACCGGAATTGACATCAATGCCACAAACAATAACAACATCAAAGCACTCGATattttaacacaaaaagaaagagatagtTATGAAATTGGATGCTTCCATTTTGAGAATGAGGAGAATGTAGATCAAAAATGGTTGAAAGAGAGAGTGAGTGCGTTAATGGTGGTTGCAACATTAATTGCAGGAATCGCTTTTCAAGCTGCTATAAATCCACCGGGTGGAGTTTTTCAGGAAGACTCGTATGTCAATGCTCGTGATCAACCTGTTACTTTTACTTATTATCTAGGATCTGTGAATAAGACCTCTAAGTCTAGTTACTTTGGAGAATATCTAAAGGGCCTTCCCCATCTGAAACCAAATGATAGTAGTACCCAGAGACGGAATTCCACAATGATCACTAAAACAGCCACTTTCGTCAGTTATATGTTAGGCACACTAAGTAACGTTTCTTATGGTCATGATAATCCTTATGTGGTGGGTAAATCGCCCGGTGTTGTTTTGGAACACGAAAAGTGGAAACCCATTATTTCCACACATAAACGTAATGCGAATTTTACCCCTTATCTCATACGATATGCCGGGACACCAATATTGGCTTATGCACACCCAAACCTTTACTCTGTCTACATAGTTTGCACTGCAGTTGCATTCTTAATGTCTTTAGCCATAATCATGCTAGTTATAACTGGGCCTGTAGATGAAGATTCCATCCACCATCAGGTTAAAATTCTTGTTTACACATTGTTCTTTTCAATAACTTTATTGATCGGAAGTTACGTAGCTGTATTCCTAAGCATGGCTCCTCCATTTTATGATAATATGTATACTTTAGGATTGTCATCTCTCGGGGCCGCTGCAATCCTGGGGTTTAGCATGTTTGGGTACCTGATAATCCGCCGGAAGTGGAAATATTGGAAGCTAAAGATAAGGTTGCACATCAAAAAGGAAGAAATATTGATAGATCAATTACATACAGAATCATTAAAAATCATATCAAAACGATTTATTGTAAGGATTCTGACGCTTCTTTATTTGTTTGCGGTTGTCCCTGGTCTCTTTATTGCTGTATATAAAGTTTACAAAAGTTGA